One region of Enterobacter ludwigii genomic DNA includes:
- the lacI gene encoding DNA-binding transcriptional repressor LacI, which translates to MKPVTLYDVAEYAGVSYQTVSRVVNQASHVSAKTREKVEAAMAQLNYIPNRVAQQLAGKQSLLIGVATSSLALHAPSQIVAAIKSRADQLGASVVVSMVERSGVEACKAAVHNLLAQRVSGLIINYPLDDQDAIAVEAACANVPALFLDVSDQTPINSIIFSHEDGTRLGVEHLVALGHQQIALLAGPLSSVSARLRLAGWHKYLTRNQIHPIAEREGDWSAMSGFQQTMQMLNEGIVPTAMLVANDQMALGAMRAITESGLRVGADISVVGYDDTEDSSCYIPPLTTIKQDFRLLGQTSVDRLLKLSQGQAVKSNQLLPVSLVKRKTTLAPNTQTTSPRTLADSLMQLARQVSRLESGQ; encoded by the coding sequence GTGAAACCAGTAACGCTATACGATGTCGCAGAGTATGCCGGTGTCTCTTATCAGACCGTTTCCCGCGTGGTGAACCAGGCCAGCCACGTCTCTGCGAAAACGCGGGAAAAGGTGGAAGCGGCGATGGCGCAGCTGAACTACATTCCCAACCGCGTGGCACAACAACTGGCGGGGAAACAGTCGTTGCTGATTGGCGTTGCTACCTCCAGTCTGGCCCTGCACGCGCCGTCGCAAATTGTCGCGGCGATTAAATCTCGCGCCGATCAACTGGGTGCCAGCGTGGTGGTGTCGATGGTAGAACGAAGCGGCGTCGAAGCCTGTAAAGCGGCGGTGCACAATCTTCTCGCGCAACGCGTCAGTGGGCTGATCATTAACTATCCGCTGGATGACCAGGATGCCATTGCTGTGGAAGCTGCCTGCGCTAATGTTCCGGCGTTATTTCTTGATGTCTCTGACCAGACTCCCATCAACAGTATTATTTTCTCCCATGAAGACGGTACGCGACTGGGCGTGGAGCATCTGGTCGCATTGGGTCACCAGCAAATCGCGCTGTTAGCGGGCCCATTAAGTTCTGTCTCGGCGCGTCTGCGTCTGGCGGGCTGGCATAAATATCTCACTCGCAATCAAATTCATCCGATAGCGGAACGGGAAGGCGACTGGAGTGCCATGTCCGGTTTTCAACAAACCATGCAAATGCTAAATGAGGGCATCGTTCCCACTGCGATGCTGGTTGCCAACGATCAGATGGCGCTGGGCGCAATGCGCGCCATTACCGAGTCCGGGTTGCGCGTTGGTGCGGATATCTCGGTAGTGGGATACGACGATACCGAAGACAGCTCGTGTTATATCCCGCCGTTAACCACCATCAAACAGGATTTTCGCCTGCTGGGGCAAACCAGCGTGGACCGCTTGCTGAAACTCTCTCAGGGCCAGGCGGTGAAGAGCAATCAGCTGTTGCCCGTCTCACTGGTGAAAAGAAAAACCACCCTGGCGCCCAATACGCAAACCACCTCTCCCCGCACGTTGGCAGATTCCTTAATGCAGCTGGCACGACAAGTTTCCCGACTTGAAAGCGGGCAGTGA